In one Oncorhynchus nerka isolate Pitt River linkage group LG7, Oner_Uvic_2.0, whole genome shotgun sequence genomic region, the following are encoded:
- the si:ch73-206d17.1 gene encoding tyrosine-protein kinase STYK1 isoform X3 — protein sequence MDVQASPCNNTSDPLCYEEGSGTLAVIIVPTLLALSTVVVVTSILCSLFHRRRAAPERTSIPAHYTNRGGINEPEAKKFVDWILFHGTVCKHQNLVRMLYCQTQRLPMYLVLEACSPGNLLHYLWTLRNSDSEPLDPLQHFSERSVFLVAKQVAAGLDYLLSEHRLVHGNVAAQNILIGPGFSVRVSGLGLAFEIRQHQTDKLAYRRCQNDKLANRRTAEVPLKWQAPERMMKHPTTDRSDVWSFGIFLYELITLGSPPYPDLEPERVFLHLQKSYRMKRPDNCGGPLYDLMKYCWMWSFKDRPVFSAIIKLLGSYTYLAGTKDIYIPEDMDITDYIKRAGVLP from the exons ATGGATGTGCAGGCGTCTCCATGCAACAACACCTCAGACCCTCTGTGCT ATGAGGAAGGATCAGGCACATTAGCTGTGATCATTGTCCCCACTCTCCTGGCTCTCAGCACAGTGGTTGTTGTGACCAGCATACTGTGCAGTCTCTTCCATAGAAGAAGAGCAGCACCAGAGAGGACCTCCATCCCTGCCCATTACACCAATCGGG GAGGCATAAATGAGCCTGAGGCAAAGAAGTTTGTTGACTGGATCCTTTTCCATGGTACCGTGTGTAAACACCAGAACCTGGTCCGGATGCTGTACTGTCAGACACAGAGACTACCTATGTACCTGGTACTGGAGGCTTGTAGTCCTGGCAACCTTCTGCACTACCTCTGGACCCTGAGAAAT AGTGATTCGGAGCCCTTGGATCCACTGCAACACTTTTCAGAGAGATCAGTGTTTTTGGTGGCAAAGCAGGTGGCAGCAGGCCTG GACTATCTGTTGTCAGAGCACAGGCTTGTACATGGTAATGTTGCTGCACAGAACATCCTGATTGGTCCAGGGTTCTCTGTGAGGGTATCTGGATTGGGCCTGGCCTTCGAGATCCGCCAGCACCAGACTGACAAACTGGCCTATCGCAGGTGCCAGAATGACAAACTGGCCAATCGGAGAACAGCTGAGGTCCCTCTCAAATGGCAGGCTCCAGAGAGGATGATGAAGCACCCAACCACAGACAGGAGTGATGT atGGTCTTTTGGAATCTTTCTGTATGAATTGATCACATTGG GCTCTCCCCCCTACCCTGATCTGGAGCCGGAGCGTGTGTTCCTCCACCTACAGAAATCATACAGGATGAAGAGGCCAGACAACTGTGGGGGACCCTT gtatgACCTGATGAAGTACTGCTGGATGTGGAGCTTCAAGGACCGGCCTGTGTTCTCCGCCATCATCAAGCTTCTGGGGTCTTACACATACCTTGCTGGCACTAAAGATATCTACATCCCAGAGGACATGGATATCACTGACTACATCAAGAGGGCAGGTGTGCTGCCCTAA
- the si:ch73-206d17.1 gene encoding tyrosine-protein kinase STYK1 isoform X2 — MDVQASPCNNTSDPLCYEEGSGTLAVIIVPTLLALSTVVVVTSILCSLFHRRRAAPERTSIPAHYTNRGQECVSSSPVSLWEIPGECTLEGLEFWQTGHYGPICRGTMRRKDIASAIVVKTLRGGINEPEAKKFVDWILFHGTVCKHQNLVRMLYCQTQRLPMYLVLEACSPGNLLHYLWTLRNSDSEPLDPLQHFSERSVFLVAKQVAAGLDYLLSEHRLVHGNVAAQNILIGPGFSVRVSGLGLAFEIRQHQTDKLAYRRCQNDKLANRRTAEVPLKWQAPERMMKHPTTDRSDVWSFGIFLYELITLGSPPYPDLEPERVFLHLQKSYRMKRPDNCGGPLYDLMKYCWMWSFKDRPVFSAIIKLLGSYTYLAGTKDIYIPEDMDITDYIKRAGVLP; from the exons ATGGATGTGCAGGCGTCTCCATGCAACAACACCTCAGACCCTCTGTGCT ATGAGGAAGGATCAGGCACATTAGCTGTGATCATTGTCCCCACTCTCCTGGCTCTCAGCACAGTGGTTGTTGTGACCAGCATACTGTGCAGTCTCTTCCATAGAAGAAGAGCAGCACCAGAGAGGACCTCCATCCCTGCCCATTACACCAATCGGG GTCAGGAGTGTGTGTCCAGTAGCCCAGTGAGTCTGTGGGAGATCCCAGGAGAATGTACTCTGGAGGGGCTGGAGTTCTGGCAGACTGGCCACTATGGTCCTATCTGCAGAGGCACAATGAGAAGAAAGGATATAGCCAGTGCTATAGTGGTCAAGACACTCCGAG GAGGCATAAATGAGCCTGAGGCAAAGAAGTTTGTTGACTGGATCCTTTTCCATGGTACCGTGTGTAAACACCAGAACCTGGTCCGGATGCTGTACTGTCAGACACAGAGACTACCTATGTACCTGGTACTGGAGGCTTGTAGTCCTGGCAACCTTCTGCACTACCTCTGGACCCTGAGAAAT AGTGATTCGGAGCCCTTGGATCCACTGCAACACTTTTCAGAGAGATCAGTGTTTTTGGTGGCAAAGCAGGTGGCAGCAGGCCTG GACTATCTGTTGTCAGAGCACAGGCTTGTACATGGTAATGTTGCTGCACAGAACATCCTGATTGGTCCAGGGTTCTCTGTGAGGGTATCTGGATTGGGCCTGGCCTTCGAGATCCGCCAGCACCAGACTGACAAACTGGCCTATCGCAGGTGCCAGAATGACAAACTGGCCAATCGGAGAACAGCTGAGGTCCCTCTCAAATGGCAGGCTCCAGAGAGGATGATGAAGCACCCAACCACAGACAGGAGTGATGT atGGTCTTTTGGAATCTTTCTGTATGAATTGATCACATTGG GCTCTCCCCCCTACCCTGATCTGGAGCCGGAGCGTGTGTTCCTCCACCTACAGAAATCATACAGGATGAAGAGGCCAGACAACTGTGGGGGACCCTT gtatgACCTGATGAAGTACTGCTGGATGTGGAGCTTCAAGGACCGGCCTGTGTTCTCCGCCATCATCAAGCTTCTGGGGTCTTACACATACCTTGCTGGCACTAAAGATATCTACATCCCAGAGGACATGGATATCACTGACTACATCAAGAGGGCAGGTGTGCTGCCCTAA
- the tmem269 gene encoding transmembrane protein 269 isoform X2, translated as MPAVSEILELAHLPLTIIPCSSHQHAACWLVLIGYLLDLADGAVARRLDACSALGAKLDDFADFTTFGIATSLLLRTHALMDNILCMCYVLSVIVRLCFFSSGIPFMYRGLPCIYSSAILACLSLLTGGNMVILRVTAVAMILFMVNQGFYPHDRVLESQAWKKVVYAGGVVIVFCSSFPPACVYYLLWSVSYILFPTTLWSCKV; from the exons ATGccggccgtttctgagatactggaactggCACACCTGCCACTGACAATCATACCATGCTCAAG CCACCAACATGCTGCCTGCTGGCTGGTCCTGATTGGCTACCTGCTGGACTTGGCAGACGGGGCAGTTGCCAGGCGACTGGATGCATGCTCTGCACTAG GTGCTAAACTGGATGATTTTGCAGATTTCACAACCTTTGGGATTGCAACTTCATTGCTCCTGAGGACACATGCCTTAATGGACAACATCCTGTGCATGTGCTATGTCCTGTCTGTGATTGTCCGACTCTGCTTCTTCTCCAGCG GCATCCCCTTCATGTACCGTGGCCTGCCATGTATCTACTCTTCTGCCATCcttgcctgtctctccctgttgACCGGAGGTAACATGGTGATCCTGCGGGTCACTGCTGTGGCCATGATCCTCTTCATGGTCAACCAGGGATTCTACCCTCACGACAGGGTCCTGGAGTCACAGGCCTGGAAGAAGGTGGTCTACGCTGGAG GAGTTGTCATCGTGTTCTGTTCCTCTTTCCCTCCGGCATGTGTGTACTACCTGTTGTGGTCTGTGTCCTACATTTTGTTCCCAACAACACTATGGAGCTGCAAAGTGTAG
- the si:ch73-206d17.1 gene encoding tyrosine-protein kinase STYK1 isoform X1, translated as MDVQASPCNNTSDPLCYEEGSGTLAVIIVPTLLALSTVVVVTSILCSLFHRRRAAPERTSIPAHYTNRAGQECVSSSPVSLWEIPGECTLEGLEFWQTGHYGPICRGTMRRKDIASAIVVKTLRGGINEPEAKKFVDWILFHGTVCKHQNLVRMLYCQTQRLPMYLVLEACSPGNLLHYLWTLRNSDSEPLDPLQHFSERSVFLVAKQVAAGLDYLLSEHRLVHGNVAAQNILIGPGFSVRVSGLGLAFEIRQHQTDKLAYRRCQNDKLANRRTAEVPLKWQAPERMMKHPTTDRSDVWSFGIFLYELITLGSPPYPDLEPERVFLHLQKSYRMKRPDNCGGPLYDLMKYCWMWSFKDRPVFSAIIKLLGSYTYLAGTKDIYIPEDMDITDYIKRAGVLP; from the exons ATGGATGTGCAGGCGTCTCCATGCAACAACACCTCAGACCCTCTGTGCT ATGAGGAAGGATCAGGCACATTAGCTGTGATCATTGTCCCCACTCTCCTGGCTCTCAGCACAGTGGTTGTTGTGACCAGCATACTGTGCAGTCTCTTCCATAGAAGAAGAGCAGCACCAGAGAGGACCTCCATCCCTGCCCATTACACCAATCGGG CAGGTCAGGAGTGTGTGTCCAGTAGCCCAGTGAGTCTGTGGGAGATCCCAGGAGAATGTACTCTGGAGGGGCTGGAGTTCTGGCAGACTGGCCACTATGGTCCTATCTGCAGAGGCACAATGAGAAGAAAGGATATAGCCAGTGCTATAGTGGTCAAGACACTCCGAG GAGGCATAAATGAGCCTGAGGCAAAGAAGTTTGTTGACTGGATCCTTTTCCATGGTACCGTGTGTAAACACCAGAACCTGGTCCGGATGCTGTACTGTCAGACACAGAGACTACCTATGTACCTGGTACTGGAGGCTTGTAGTCCTGGCAACCTTCTGCACTACCTCTGGACCCTGAGAAAT AGTGATTCGGAGCCCTTGGATCCACTGCAACACTTTTCAGAGAGATCAGTGTTTTTGGTGGCAAAGCAGGTGGCAGCAGGCCTG GACTATCTGTTGTCAGAGCACAGGCTTGTACATGGTAATGTTGCTGCACAGAACATCCTGATTGGTCCAGGGTTCTCTGTGAGGGTATCTGGATTGGGCCTGGCCTTCGAGATCCGCCAGCACCAGACTGACAAACTGGCCTATCGCAGGTGCCAGAATGACAAACTGGCCAATCGGAGAACAGCTGAGGTCCCTCTCAAATGGCAGGCTCCAGAGAGGATGATGAAGCACCCAACCACAGACAGGAGTGATGT atGGTCTTTTGGAATCTTTCTGTATGAATTGATCACATTGG GCTCTCCCCCCTACCCTGATCTGGAGCCGGAGCGTGTGTTCCTCCACCTACAGAAATCATACAGGATGAAGAGGCCAGACAACTGTGGGGGACCCTT gtatgACCTGATGAAGTACTGCTGGATGTGGAGCTTCAAGGACCGGCCTGTGTTCTCCGCCATCATCAAGCTTCTGGGGTCTTACACATACCTTGCTGGCACTAAAGATATCTACATCCCAGAGGACATGGATATCACTGACTACATCAAGAGGGCAGGTGTGCTGCCCTAA
- the tmem269 gene encoding transmembrane protein 269 isoform X1 produces MILLTPSSGFFQHTNKLFLSEQATGVQLKEFVRKNAANALSMANMLMGMASILCSLNGHQHAACWLVLIGYLLDLADGAVARRLDACSALGAKLDDFADFTTFGIATSLLLRTHALMDNILCMCYVLSVIVRLCFFSSGIPFMYRGLPCIYSSAILACLSLLTGGNMVILRVTAVAMILFMVNQGFYPHDRVLESQAWKKVVYAGGVVIVFCSSFPPACVYYLLWSVSYILFPTTLWSCKV; encoded by the exons ATGATTCTGCTGACTCCATCCTCTG GTTTCTTCCAGCACACCAATAAGCTCTTTCTGAGCGAGCAGGCCACTGGTGTCCAGCTCAAGGAGTTTGTACGCAAAAATGCAGCCAATGCTCTGTCTATGGCCAACATGCTTATGGGCATGGCCTCTATTCTCTGCAGCCTGAACGG CCACCAACATGCTGCCTGCTGGCTGGTCCTGATTGGCTACCTGCTGGACTTGGCAGACGGGGCAGTTGCCAGGCGACTGGATGCATGCTCTGCACTAG GTGCTAAACTGGATGATTTTGCAGATTTCACAACCTTTGGGATTGCAACTTCATTGCTCCTGAGGACACATGCCTTAATGGACAACATCCTGTGCATGTGCTATGTCCTGTCTGTGATTGTCCGACTCTGCTTCTTCTCCAGCG GCATCCCCTTCATGTACCGTGGCCTGCCATGTATCTACTCTTCTGCCATCcttgcctgtctctccctgttgACCGGAGGTAACATGGTGATCCTGCGGGTCACTGCTGTGGCCATGATCCTCTTCATGGTCAACCAGGGATTCTACCCTCACGACAGGGTCCTGGAGTCACAGGCCTGGAAGAAGGTGGTCTACGCTGGAG GAGTTGTCATCGTGTTCTGTTCCTCTTTCCCTCCGGCATGTGTGTACTACCTGTTGTGGTCTGTGTCCTACATTTTGTTCCCAACAACACTATGGAGCTGCAAAGTGTAG